GAGCGCAGGATAAATACTATGTTTTTAGCCCCAAACCTTGCTTCGGGGCTGATTGGCGCGTTACCTTTGCACCCACAAAAAACCCGGCGGGGTAGCTCAGTTGGTTAGAGCACAGGATTCATAACCCTGAGGTCACGAGTTCAACTCTCGTCCCCGCTACTTCAAAAACCGTTTTGGCCGTGTGCCGAAGCGGTTTTTTTGGTTTAAGCCGGTTGGCGGTTGGAGTGCCGCCGGGTTGCCAGCGACGCCCCTATCGGCTTTCGCCTGACCAATGCCCGGAAACCGGGTTGCAAGGGCCCAAAACAAGAAAACGCTGAACCCGGGGTTCAACGTTTTCTTGATGGATAACGCCCGGAAGGGGTTACTTCGCTTTTTCCACGATGCCTTTGAAGGCCTCGGGGTGGTTGAGGGCCAGGTCGGCCAGCACTTTGCGATTGAGCTCGATGCCGGCTTTCTTCAGGCCGCCCATCAGCTGCGAATACGACAGGCCGTGCTCACGAGCACCGGCGTTGATGCGCTGAATCCAGAGGGCACGGAACTCGCGCTTCTTTACTTTACGGTCGCGGTAAGCATAGAGAAGGCCTTTTTCAACGGCGTTCTTGGCTACGGTCCACACGTTTTTGCGACGGCCGTAGTAGCCTTTCGCCAAACGCATGATTTTCTTACGGCGGTGGCGCGAGGCCACGTGGTTGACACTTCTTGGCATAACCTGGGGAGTTTTTGGCAGCCGGCGACGGGGTTAAGGTCTTAGAGCCGGAAGCCTGGTGAAATTTTAATGACAGACTAGAAATTCAGCATCTGGCGCACGCGGCTCATGTCGGCGCTGCTCACGAGGCCGGCGTGGGTCAGGCCGCGCTTCTGCTTCGTGGTTTTCTTGGTCAGAATGTGCGATTTGAAGGCGTGCTTCCGCTTCACCTTGCCCGTTCCGGTGAGCGAAAAACGCTTCTTGGCACCGGATTTCGTCTTTAATTTCGGCATTGTAGTGGTTATTGGAGGGTTGGTTGTTGATTGTTGATTGCTCACTGACCAGGGGTCGGGAAGCCATCCGCAACCGGGTAAAATCTATTCAGCTTCGGGGGAAGCCGGAGCTGCTTCGGCCGCTTCCGCGGGCTTAGCAGCTTTCTTTTCGGGTTTGGCGGCGTCGGCCGGGGTGGCGGGCTTGGCGGCGGGTTTCACTACAGCGGCCGCTTTGGGCGCCAGGTAGAGGAACATGCGCTTGCCTTCAAGCTTGGGCAACTGCTCTACTTTGGCCAAGTCCTCAAGGGCCTGCGCAAACTTGAGCAGCAGGATTTCGCCGCGCTCCTTGAACACGATGCTGCGGCCTACAAAGTGCACGTAGCTCTTGATTTTCGCGCCTTCGCGCAAAAACTCCTGGGCGTGCTTCACCTTGAAGGCGAAGTCGTGCTCGTCGGTGTTGGGGCCGAAACGAATTTCCTTGAGGACGACCTTGGTCTGCTTGGCCTTCAGCTCGCGGGTCTTCTTCTTCTGCTCGTACTTGAATTTCGAGTAGTCGATGACGCGGCAAACGGGCGGCGTGGCGGTAGGGGAAATCTCAACGAGGTCGAGGTTCTGGTCCTGCGCCATCTTGCGGGCCTGGTCGATGGAATACACGCCTTGCTCCACGTTGTCGCCAACAAGGCGCACTTCGCGGGCCGTGATTTTCTGGTTGATTTTGAACGGCTCTTCCACCTGCTGGCGGGGCACGTACCGACGATTCGGAGCTGCTATGGTTTGGTCCTCCTGCTAAAAAAGTGGCGGGGAATGAGATTCTGGGCGGTTTCGGCCGGGTAAGGCCTGGCAATCAGGGGGCAAATATCGGCATTTTTAATTGGAAAGGCAACTACCGCCACCAATCTATTTGTGGGTAGACACAAAAAAAGAACGTCATGCTGAGCGAAGTCGCAGCATGACGTTCTTTTTTGAGTCGGGCAATGCCTTACATTACTTCAGCCATCTGGCCTTGCACACTTTTAACAAACGCTTCCAGCGGCATCGAGCCTAGGTCGCCTTCGCCATGCTTGCGCACGCTGATGATATTGTCCTGCGCTTCCTTCTCTCCTACCACCAACAGATAAGGAATTTTGCCCATTTCGGCATCACGGATTTTGCGGCCGATGCGCTCGTCGCGGCCGTCTACGGTGCCGCGCAGGTCGTGCTGCTCCAGCTGTGCCTTCACCTGGTAGGCGTAGTCGCTGTACTTATCCGAAATGGGCAGCACGATGAACTGCTCAGGCGTGAGCCAGAGCGGAAAGTTGCCGCCGCAGTGCTCGATGAGCACGGCCACAAAACGCTCTAGCGAGCCGAACGGGGCGCGGTGAATCATCACCGGGCGCTGCTTGGAGTTGTCGGCGGCAGTGTACTCAAGGTCGAAACGCTCGGGCAGGTTGTAGTCAACTTGAATGGTGCCCAACTGCCAGCGGCGGCCAATGGCGTCGCGCACCATAAAATCGAGCTTGGGGCCGTAGAAGGCGGCTTCGCCGTACTCGGTGACGGTGTTCAGGCCTTTTTCGAGGGCGGCTTCCTGGATGGCGCTTTCGGCCTTTTCCCAGTTTTCGTCGGAGCCGATATACTTGGTTTTGTTCTCGGGGTCGCGCAGCGAAATCTGGGCGGTGAAGTCGGGGAAATCGAGGGCCTTGAGCACGTACAGCACGATGTCAATCACCTTCATGAACTCTTCCTTCACCTGGTCGGGACGGCAGAAAATGTGGGCGTCGTCCTGCGTAAAGCCACGCACGCGGGTGAGGCCGTGCAGTTCGCCCGACTGCTCGTAGCGGTACACGGTGCCGAACTCGGCGAGGCGCACGGGCAGGTCGCGGTAGCTGCGGGGCTCGGTTTTATAGATTTCGCAGTGGTGCGGGCAGTTCATCGGCTTGAGGAAGAATTCCTCGCCGGGGTTGGGCGTTTTGATGGGCTGAAACGAGTCGGCGCCGTACTTCTCGTAGTGGCCGCTGGTCACGTACAGCTCCTTGGCGCCGATGTGCGGTGTTACGACAGGCGAATAGCCGGCTTTCACCTGGGCGCGCCGCAGGAACTGCTCGAGACGCTCGCGCAGGGCGGTGCCTTTGGGCAGCCACAGCGGCAGCCCCGCGCCTACTTTCTCGGAGAAAGCGAACAGCTTCAGCTCTTTGCCGAGCTTGCGATGGTCGCGGCGCTTGGCTTCTTCGAGGCGTTCGAGGTACTCGGCGAGGTCCTTGGCTTTGGGGAAGGTGATGCCGTAAAGGCGCGTGAGCTGCTTGTTCTTCTCATCGCCGCGCCAGTAGGCGCCGGCCACGTTCATCAGCTTGGCAGCCTTGATGGTGCCGGTGTCGGGGATGTGCGGGCCGCGGCAGAGGTCGGTGAAGCCGCCCTGCGTGTAGAAGGTGATGTTGCCGTCTTCGAGGTTTTCGAGCAGCTCCAGCTTGTAAGGGTCCTGCTTCTCGGTGAAGTAGGCAATGGCGTCGGCCTTCGAGACCTCCTTGCGGATGTACTGGCTTTTGTTTTTGGCCAGCTCGAGCATCTTTTTCTCGATTTCGGGGAAGTCTTCGCTGCTGATGCTACGGCCTTCGCCGAGGTCGACGTCGTAGTAGAACCCGTTCTCAATGGCCGGGCCGATGGCCAGCTTCACGCCAGGGTATAGCGCTTCGAGCGCTTCGGCCATGAGGTGGGCCGAGGAGTGCCAGTAGGTGGATTTGCCGGCGGTGTCATTCCAGGTGAGGATGCTGACCTGCGCATTATCGGGCAAGGGGCGGTGCAGGTCGCGCACTTCGCCGTTAACCGTCACGGCCAAGGCGTTGCGGGCCAAACCTTCGGAAATGCTGGCGGCCAGGTCGTAGCCGCTGGCGCCGTCGGCGAGCTCGCGCTGCGAGCCGTCGGGGAGGATGATGTTGAGCATAATCGGTGGCCCGCGGTGAGCGCAAAGCCGACGCAAGTTACAGCCAGCCGCCGGAGAAACGAAGCCACAAAGGTCCGAATCCTCATTTTCAAGGGCTCTGGCCTGCCTCTGCGGCACACATCCTGCCACGAAGGTGGAGGCAACAGCCCCCAATCATGAAAGCCGGCCCAGGGCTACATGCCCGGGCCTCGGGGCGCCAAGGCTTCTATTGGTGCAGGCCGAAGCCGTGGCGCGGCCGGACGGCGGTAGTAGTAGCGCGGGCCGGAACGCAGGCTGTCGGGCAAAGAAGCCTGCACCTGTTCGTTCGTTTTCCAGACTTTAAAAGTCCAGTGGGCGTTGCCGGGGTTTTCGGCCACCAGCTGGCGGTATTGGGCCAGGGCTTCGGGCAAACGGTTTTGCGATTCGAGGGCTTCGGCTAGCAGGGCGCGGGCTTCGGGCAGGCGCGGGTTGCGGCGCAAGGCCCGCACAAGGTGCTGGATGACGGCTTTGGGCTGGCGGGCTTTGGCCGCGGCGAGGCCCAGGCGGTAGTCGGCGCGGTACACGGTGGTGTCGAGAGCCAGCGCCCGGCGGTAGTACCATAGGGCGCTGTCGGGGCGGCCCTGCAGCTCCAGCTGTCGGCCGTAGTCGTAGCGCAGCAGGCCCGACGTGGTGTCGAGGCGCATGCCCAGGGCGGCGTAGCGGGCGGCATCGGCCGGGATGCGCCAGGCATTGAGCAGAAAGGCCAACTGGTGCAGGATTTCGGTTTCGTGCGGGTCCCGCGCCAGGGCATCCTGCAGGTATTGCACGGCGGTGGAAGTATCGGCGGTGGCGGCGTAGGCCAGGCCTTTGTAGAAAAGCGCCGCAGGCTGGTCGGGGTCGAGGCGCAGGGTGCGGTCGAGGTTGTCGAGGGCCGCGGCATAGTTGCGGGCCGCGAGGTGGGTTTCGCCCACCAGCAAGGGAAGTTCGGGGCCGCCAAAACCGTGCTCGGCGGCCTGCCGGGCGGCGGCGAGGGCCGCTTTTAGCTGCCCAATGGCCCGAAAAGCCCGAGCCTGCAGGAAGTACAGGTTGCCGTCGGTGTCGTCAATCTCAAGAGCCGCAGCGATGTCGGACAAAGCCGCCCGCGGCTGCCCGGCGGCCAAGCGCAACGTAGCCCGCTTGGCCAGCAGGGCCACATTGCGGGGCGCGCGCGCAATGGCGCCGTTGAGCTCATCGGCTTGCACGCGGGGCCCGCTTTGCACCGTGGCCAGATTGACCAAAGTATCGGGCCTTTCGGCGGGCCCAGTTTGGCAGGCCGCCGCGAGCGTCAGCGCCGGCAGCAACGTCCGCGGCGAAAACCGGAAGCACGGCATAATGGGAAGCACGGGGGCAGGTGAAAAGAAGAGCAAAACTGCTTCCGACAAAAATACAAACAGCAAGTTGGGGCTAGCGCCCGGCAGCGGCTCTCTTCGGCGCCGGCGCCTCCTTTTTACCGGCTGAATCGGCTGGCGGCGACACTTTTTCGGGAGCAGGAACCGGAGCCGACGCGGGGGGTGACTTTTCCGAATGCCGGGCATCAGCACGAATCAGGGGCGGCAGCATTTTGCGGCACAGGCGGCTGATTACGAGGTCGTCGCTGGTAATGGGAGAAATTTTATCGGCCTCCTGCAGTACTTCAATGGCCCGGCGGCGGCGCCCCTGGTAGCGGCACATGCGGGCCAGGTCGTAGCAGAACTGCAGGTTTTGGGGGGCCATGGCATGGGCTTTTTCCAGGTGCTCGATGGCCTCGCGGCTGTCGCCGCCCTCGGGCACGCCGCCCAACACCAACTTACTGTAGAGGCGTTCGAGCAGGTTGTAGTGCGCCACGCGGTATTGCCAGCGGCCCAGCAGCTGCCAGGCTTCGGGCAAGTCGGGACGGCGCTCAGTGGCTAGGTACACGTGTGAGCGGAGGTCGCGAAACGCGGCCAAACGTGCCCCGGCGCTGTACAGCGTGGCCTGATTGAACAGAGCCAGGGCTTCGGCGTAGTTGCTTTCGCCGCCTTCGGGCCGCAGCAGCATGGCGCGGTCGGCGTACTGCCGGGCGGCGTTGAAATAGGCCGATTTGCGGGTTTCGTCGGAGTAGCGGTTGCCGATGCGCACGCTGAGTACCGCTGACTGCCACAGCGCTAAATAATGCGTGGGCACGGTGCTCAGAATTTCCTGGTACACGGCCAGGGCTTCCGATTCCTTGAACTGATTGACCAGACTGGCGGCCTGAAACAGCTTGGCCCGAACGGCAGGCGGGTCGGGTACCGTCGCGGGGGCCAAAACGCGGGCTACCACCACCCGGCGCTTGGCCGGCTGCGCCCGGGCCGGGCCGGACATCAGCGCCCCCATGAGCAGAGCGGGCAGCCACCAATGTTGTTTAAGCCACTTCACCAGAAAAGCCAGGAACGTGTAATCAGATTTGCGCAAAGAACGGCACGGTGCGCCCAGGGTTAACACACACCGGCTTTTTGTTGAGGGTTCCCTGATGAACCCGGCATCAAAACACTCAATACAAGACCCACCGTAAACCCAAAGGCCGGGCCCGAACATTCCGGACCCGGCCTTTAAGGCACATAAGGCACAACGTGGATGCGCTGCTAGCGAACTTAGAATAGCCCCAGCTGCGCCTTGGGCCGCTTCAGCAGCTCACGGGCCTGGGCCACTTCGGCGTCGGTAACATCGACGGGGCCGGTGGGTTCGGCGCGGGACGCTTCGGTGGCCGCGGCAGAGTCAGTGGTTTTGGGCGCAGCAGCGCGCTTTTTGGCCACTTCGCGGCGCTGGGGCTCGGGGCCTTCGTCGGTGAGCAAGGCCACGCCGTGCACCTTGAAGTAGTTGAGCTTGTTGCCCATGGCCTTCCAGCCTTTCACGTCGATGAATTCGTGCAGGCTGATTTCTTCGGTTTCCTTATCGGCTTTCTTGTCTTTCTGCACCTTCACTTCCACCACCGGCTCGGGGTTGGCCGTCACGGCCAGCAGTTTCGAACCTTTGGTTTCGGAAATGAACGTAAAGCGTTTGCTCAGCGTGCTGGTTTCAATCTTGAACCGTTTGACGTAGTGCACCTTGGTTTCGCCGTCCATATACACCACCGATAGCGCCACTTCGGGCTCGAACTTGCGCAGCAGCACAATGTTGGGCACGTCGTAGTGAATGGCCGGGTCGGGCGGCGTGAGTTCGTAGCTGCCATCTTTGAATACCACCAGCACCGTATTGTCGGTGTCGAAGGTGCCCAAGTAGCGGCCGTGACCGGCCGTATTAAGGCGGCCCACTACGCTATCGAAGAACATTTCGCGGCCGCCGAGCGTGGAGTCGCCCAGGGCTTTCTGGGTGATTTTCTTGATGGGCTGCTTGGTCACGATGTTGCCCATCGAGCCCTTGCCCTTGATGGCGAGGTCAGCGAAGTCGAAGTCAAACTGCTTCACCCGCGCCGGCGCCTTATCAGAAAGCTGTATGCTTACGATTTCAGACTCGGAGTTGGGGTTGGCTGTGAGGTAGAGAGTTTTGGTGCCCTTGGTGCCCTTGGTGAGGTCGTACACTTTGTCGCGCGTGATGCCCGACACCAGGAAGCGCTTGGCGAACGAGATACCCGAGGCGCCGTCGAGGTACACCATGTTGTACACCAGGCGGTCATCGTTCTTATTGTACACGCCCACGTGCAGGATATCCTTGCCCACGAAGGTCTTTTCGGCGATTTTGCTAACTGTGAACGTGCCGTCGCGCCGAATAGCAATGATGTCGTCCAGGTCGGAACAGTCGCAGATGGTGACGGCGTTTTCGTCCTTTTTCAGGCCGTAGCCCACAAAACCGTCGGCGTAGTTCACGTACAGCTTCTGGTTGGCCACGGCCACTTTCTGGGCCGTCACCACATCAAACGTGCGGAGCTGGGTTTTGCGCTCGCGGCCCGCGCCGTACTTCTTCAGCAGGCCCTTAAAGTAGTTGATGGCGTAGCGCGTGAGGTTCGCCAGGTGGTCGGCCACCTCAGCCATTTCGGCTTCCAGCTTCTGAATGTACTCATCGGCCTTGAAGCCGTCGAATTTGGAAATGCGCTTGATGCGAATTTCGGTCAGGCGCGTCAGGTCGTCTTCCGTGATGGCGCGGCGCAGCAGGATGCGGGTGTCGTCGGCCCGGGCCTTCTCCCCTTCCACGCGCACAAATTTCTTCAGGCCCTTGTCAATCGTTTCGAGGATTTCCTCCCAGGTTTCGCACTCCTCAATCTTGCGGTAGATGCGGTTTTCGATAAAAATCTTCTCCAGCGAAGCGTTGTGCCATTTCTCCCACAGCTCATCCTGACGGATTTCCAGCTCGCGCTCCAGCAGCCGCACCGTGGCCTTAGTGCTTTGGCGCAGCACGTCTTCAACACCCACAAAGCGGGGCTTCTCGTCGATGATGACGCAGGTGTTGGGCGAGATGCTGATTTCGCAGTCTGTGAAGGCGTACAGCGCATCCATGGTCAGGTCAGGGCTCACGCCCGTGGGCAGCTGCACCTGGATTTCCACGTCGGCGGCCGTATTGTCGACCACCTTCTTAATCTTGATTTTGTTGGCCTCGCTGGCCTTCACGATGCTTTCCATCAGCGCCGTGGTGGTGGTGCCGTAGGGAATGTCGCGAATGACGAGCATGGTCTTGTCGACCTTCTCGATGGTGGCGCGCAGGCGGATTTTGCTGCCGCGCATGCCCGAGTTGTAGTTGCTCACATCGCAGAGGCCGCCGGTCGAAAAGTCCGGAAACAGCTGCACGTCGTGGCCCCGCAGCACTTCAATGCTGGCCTCACACAACTCGCGGAAGTTGTGGGGCATAATCTTGGTGCTCAGGCCCACGGCAATGCCCTCCACGCCCTGCGCCAGCAGCAACGGGAATTTTACGGGCAGCGTGGTGGGCTCGCGCTTGCGGCCGTCGTAGCTGAGCTGCCACTCGGTGGTGTCGGGGTTGAACACCACATCAAGGGCAAACTTGCTCAGGCGCGCCTCGATGTAGCGGGGCGCGGCGGCGCCGTCGCCGGTGCGCACGTCGCCCCAGTTGCCTTGGGTTTCGATGAGCAGGTCTTTCTGGCCCAGGTTCACCATGGCGTCGCCGATGCTGGCGTCGCCGTGTGGGTGGTACTGCATGGTTTGCCCAATGACGTTGGCCACTTTGTTGAAACGGCCGTCGTCCATCTCTTTCATGGCGTGCAGAATGCGGCGCTGCACGGGCTTGAGACCGTCTTCAATGGCGGGCACGGCGCGCTCCAGAATCACATAGGAGGCATAGTCCAGAAACCAGTTCTGGTACATGCCTCGCACCGTGGCCACGTCGTGGATGGTTTCGCCGGGGGCAAACTTGGGCTCTTCCTCGGTTTCGGGCTCGGTGATGAGCGGGGCCTCCACCTCGGGCGAGAGTTGGCCAAACAGGTCGGCGGCGCCGGGCGCGTCCGTTGCCTCGGCGTCGGAAGCCAAACCGGCCTCATCAGCAGGAAGCTCAGGCACTGCAGCATCGGCTGCGGCGGCCGGCGAGAAGGCGGCCAGGTCAAAATCGACCGAATCGCCGGGCTGCAGAAATTGTGGGTCGAGCGGGTCAGAATCAGGAGTATCGAGAGATGCCACGAGGTAAGCGAAAGAAGTCGGCGAACTGCCGTCAAAAGTACCAGAATCAGCGCGGAGCGCAACTATTACTAAGCAAGGAAGGCGGCCAAAAGTTCCCAATAATTTTAGCCGCCGCTCTAAAACACCGCCAAACGCAGTGCAGCACAAAATCCCCTATTCAACCCAAATTACAGAAGTTAATCGACAACAAACAAGCTAAAATAAATAGCCAAACCAGGATACCTTAGTTTAGAACAGAACTCTCACCGCACACTCAAACGGGCACACACGAAAAAAGCCCGCGCCAAAGGTGCGGGCTTTTCCGTGGAATTTGCCGACTAGTCTACCCCTAGTCGACGGTTCAAACGTACGCATTTTTTTTTCTATACACCAAATTTGGCACGTTTTTTTTCCAATATGAGGAGCCTGGCATTCTCAGATGTGGAACCGGGCGCAACGCTCTTTATCGAACGATTTCTACCCAACCTTTCGTCTCGATGCCGCAATTGGGCTGACGAATCAGGTAGTGGTATACTCCAGCCGGCAAGTCGCTGCCCGTCCATTCGCTGCGGTAGGTCTTGGTTTCGTACACCAAGCGGCCCCACCGGTTAAAAATCTTCAGTTCGGGCGTTCCGTACGAGGCCGGCACTTTGAAGTATGCATTTTTATCATCGCCGTTAGCCGTGAGGATGTTAGGAATGTTAAAGGTCTTGCTCAGCTTCACGTTGAATTCCACTACGGCCGGGCACAACAGGCCCTGGTCGATTTCGACGCGGTAGCGGCCGGGCGACGTCACGGAAATGCTTGGGGTGCGAGCGCCGGTGTTCCAGTTGTAGGCACGGCCGGACACGAAGGGCGTAAGGCGGGCCGGGTCGAGCACTAGCAGCTGGCCGCAATCGAGGGAGTCGACCACGGTGCGCACAGGCCGCGGCACGGCGTTGCCAATGGTGTATTCGATGGTGGTGGGGCAAGCCTGGCCAAGCTGCTGCACCTGCACGCTGTACCGGCCAGCGGCAGTAACGGTCAGGGTGGGCGACTGGGTGCCGTTGTTCCAGGTGAAGGCGCTTCCCAGCACCGGCGGCGACAAGCGGGCCGGGTCGAGCACCAGCTGCTTGCTGCAGCCCAGGGTATCGAGCACGGCGCGGGCCGGGGTGGGCGCCGCCACCACTACCTGCAGGCTGAGGCTGGCCGTGGCCGGCCCGCACGAAGTGGCGGTATTGCGGCGCGTGGCCACCAAACGGGCCGTGTAGGTGCCCGCCGTGGTGTACGTGTGCTGCGGCGCTTTGGCGGTGTCCAGCGGCGAGCCGTCGCCGAAGTCCCAGCTATAGGTATTGGAGCCGTTGGTGATGTTGACGAACTGCAGCGCATAAGGCGCGCAGCCCGCGGGGGGCGACTGCACCACCAGCTGCAGAGCCGAGGTGGCCGACGGCGCCAGGTCAAACTTGAACGCAGCCCCGTCGTTCGAAGTGGTCAGGCCGGCCGAGTAAGCACCTGGCGTGGTGCCAAAAGCTTTGCCGGTGTTGCAGGTAATGTGGTACATCGTGCCGGCGCGGGTGATGTAGTTGGACGCCGCGTAATGGAGGTGGGTGGCAAACGAAGGTCCCTGGCTGGTGTTCAGCTCGCCGATGTACGTGCCGTAGAGCAGCGACGTGGCGTTCTCGCCCAGCACGCACAGGTACAGGCTGCGGGCCTGCTGCGAGTAGGCATCGGGCGTGCGCGGGCAGCCGGGGTTGGCCAGGGCACCGGCGTAGGCGCTGAAATACAGGCGTCCGCAGTTGTCGCGGCCGAAGCCGGTGAGCACGTTGCAGCTGCTCAACGCCTGAAAGCCGACCACCGAAATCTGAGTCGCAAAGAGCGTGCTGCTCAGGGCCGGGTTTAGGCCGTGCACGAAGATGCCGGTGGTGCCCGAGACGTATGCGCCGTAGGCGCTGCCGGTGCGCAGGTAGGTGCCCTCGCTGGCGCCGCCCACCAGCACGTTGCCGTTGGCATCGAAATCGAGAAAACGGGCCACGTCGTTGCTGGTGGTGCCCAGGAAAGTACCGTTGAGGCGGGTGCCGGTGCTGCTGAAGCGCAGCACAAAGCCGTCGTTGCTGTTAAAGCTGGAGCTGCTGCCCGGGGCAGTTGCCAGCAGGCCGCCCGCGCCAACCGGGAAATTGGTGCTCTGGGTGGCGCCGCACACGTACACATCGCCATTGGGGGCCACTTTTACGTCGTGGCCACGCTCGGCGCTGCTGCCGCCCAGGTAAGTCGACCACCGCAGGGCCGTCAGCGTGGGCGACAACCGGGTGAGGACCCCATCGGCGCCGCCCCCGGAGTTGTTCTGGAAGGCGTTGGCGCGCGGGTAGTCGTTGGAGAAACTGGTGCTGGTCACCAACACGTCACCCGTGGTGGGGTCGGTGGTGATGCTGCCGGGAATGAGCGACGTGGAGGCCGCCTCGTCGCTGCTGCCGCCCAGGAACGTGGACGCCAGAATACTCGTGCCGGTGGCGTTGATGCGCGTCACCACGAGGTCGCGGCCGTTGCCGCCGTTGTTGAGGGTGCGGTCGTAGGCGCCGTTGGTGGTGGGATAATCAGTGGAAATGGTGGAGCCCAGCACCAGCAGCTCACCGGCCGCGTTGATGTCGAAATCGAGCGGGTAATCATCGACGTTTGCAAACGTGCTCGTGCCGCCGCCGCCCAAGTAGGTGGCATAAATGAGGCTGTTGCCCGTGGCCGACAGTTTAGAGATGCCGATGTTACCGTAGGCAAACGTCGACTTGATGGCGCCCAGCGTGACGGGATAGCCGCTGCCGAGCACGTAGCCGCCGGTGTACATATTGCCCTGCGCATCGGCCACGGTGGTGTTGGCCGACTCACCGCCCGGCGAGCCGGAGTACGTCGAAAACACCAGCACGGGGTCGATGACCAGGCGCTGGGCCGGGTTGTACTCCTTGCCCAGTGCAAACGTGACCTCGTGGCCGCGCAGCACGAAGCGGCAAGGCACGGCCCGCCGCTGGCCGCTGGCCGACAGCTGCCAAGCCACGGGGGCCTGCTCGCGCACATCGC
This DNA window, taken from Hymenobacter sp. 5317J-9, encodes the following:
- a CDS encoding gliding motility-associated C-terminal domain-containing protein translates to MTTFTKQVVLLLPLLGSAGAALAEGPTATLPFVANKGQWERRVKYAVDIPDGRLYLENNAFTYHLYPGLTHADAALAERKPVASHAFRVTMVGAAAAPAVAGEKKQVAYRNYFLGNDPSHWASAVPLFADVRYRAVYPGVDLRWHQQGSGQLEYDFELAPGARPAAIRLRYDGLDGLSITPEGHLQLRTSVGDVREQAPVAWQLSASGQRRAVPCRFVLRGHEVTFALGKEYNPAQRLVIDPVLVFSTYSGSPGGESANTTVADAQGNMYTGGYVLGSGYPVTLGAIKSTFAYGNIGISKLSATGNSLIYATYLGGGGTSTFANVDDYPLDFDINAAGELLVLGSTISTDYPTTNGAYDRTLNNGGNGRDLVVTRINATGTSILASTFLGGSSDEAASTSLIPGSITTDPTTGDVLVTSTSFSNDYPRANAFQNNSGGGADGVLTRLSPTLTALRWSTYLGGSSAERGHDVKVAPNGDVYVCGATQSTNFPVGAGGLLATAPGSSSSFNSNDGFVLRFSSTGTRLNGTFLGTTSNDVARFLDFDANGNVLVGGASEGTYLRTGSAYGAYVSGTTGIFVHGLNPALSSTLFATQISVVGFQALSSCNVLTGFGRDNCGRLYFSAYAGALANPGCPRTPDAYSQQARSLYLCVLGENATSLLYGTYIGELNTSQGPSFATHLHYAASNYITRAGTMYHITCNTGKAFGTTPGAYSAGLTTSNDGAAFKFDLAPSATSALQLVVQSPPAGCAPYALQFVNITNGSNTYSWDFGDGSPLDTAKAPQHTYTTAGTYTARLVATRRNTATSCGPATASLSLQVVVAAPTPARAVLDTLGCSKQLVLDPARLSPPVLGSAFTWNNGTQSPTLTVTAAGRYSVQVQQLGQACPTTIEYTIGNAVPRPVRTVVDSLDCGQLLVLDPARLTPFVSGRAYNWNTGARTPSISVTSPGRYRVEIDQGLLCPAVVEFNVKLSKTFNIPNILTANGDDKNAYFKVPASYGTPELKIFNRWGRLVYETKTYRSEWTGSDLPAGVYHYLIRQPNCGIETKGWVEIVR